One genomic window of Indioceanicola profundi includes the following:
- a CDS encoding anti-sigma factor family protein, producing MNKQQGRPASVVVWPERLVAYVDGELPPELVAEVEASIAADPRVQAMVEDLRRSRVLLRAAFADSQTRVADTAAPARRRSVSTRRRSVVAGLAVAAAIVLILSVRAGPLPGTPSSEIAYLHEEVAAYHTVYMTETEHLVEVPASRQGYIEHWLGGRLERPLQVPDLENAGFSFAGARLMTLGTAPVAQLMYRAEGRLPIAVCVTKAEDGDRPPISDSHHGLSVASWVESGQTFVVVGTLDERELSLIVDTIRPAVGT from the coding sequence ATGAACAAGCAACAGGGCAGGCCAGCGTCCGTTGTCGTGTGGCCGGAGCGTCTCGTCGCTTATGTGGACGGAGAATTACCGCCCGAACTGGTGGCAGAGGTCGAAGCCAGCATCGCTGCCGACCCGCGGGTCCAGGCCATGGTGGAGGATCTGAGGCGGTCGCGGGTGTTGCTGCGGGCGGCTTTCGCTGACAGTCAGACGCGGGTTGCCGATACCGCGGCCCCGGCACGGCGCCGGTCGGTCTCCACGCGGCGGCGGTCGGTCGTGGCGGGTCTGGCCGTCGCGGCGGCCATCGTGCTGATCCTGTCCGTACGGGCCGGGCCGCTTCCAGGCACGCCCAGCAGCGAGATCGCCTACCTGCATGAGGAGGTCGCCGCCTACCACACGGTCTACATGACCGAGACCGAGCATCTCGTGGAGGTGCCCGCCAGCCGGCAGGGCTATATCGAGCACTGGTTGGGCGGGCGCCTCGAACGGCCGCTCCAGGTGCCTGACCTGGAGAATGCGGGTTTCAGCTTTGCGGGAGCCCGGCTGATGACGCTGGGCACGGCGCCGGTGGCCCAGTTGATGTACCGGGCGGAAGGGCGGCTGCCCATTGCCGTCTGCGTCACGAAGGCGGAGGACGGGGATCGCCCCCCCATCAGCGACAGCCACCATGGGCTGAGCGTGGCCAGCTGGGTGGAGAGTGGTCAGACCTTCGTTGTCGTCGGCACTTTGGACGAGCGGGAACTGTCGCTCATCGTCGACACGATCAGACCGGCTGTCGGCACCTGA
- a CDS encoding anti-sigma factor family protein: protein MIKLTDELLAAYLDGELNAQEVASVDEALARDSEARARLQAFRQLSVLLQTSGAAQARRPGGVQGTARRDQRWRFARTGLASACVAGLLWAGSGMLDREVDLSRRRLLHEVVEQFTREGSSSLPRMAVQSASLESASGWLSRQLGRTVDVPLLPGWTFTSGQILKYGPPPLVELVYSAPGRQPIAICITRSERADHPPTATIIHGLRVAAWDQDGHFLALLGQLSGEELDQLSSHVQKDLAIRHARRIGAVLGTQAGRRGTGSANLGSSADVIVDDAIRTHRPAWATIRTIHPHGGATAGTMPRAV from the coding sequence ATGATAAAACTGACCGACGAGCTTCTGGCTGCCTATCTGGATGGAGAGCTGAACGCTCAGGAAGTTGCGTCCGTTGATGAGGCGCTGGCCAGGGACAGTGAGGCGCGCGCGAGGTTGCAGGCGTTCCGGCAGCTCTCCGTATTGCTTCAGACATCCGGCGCAGCCCAGGCGCGCCGCCCCGGCGGGGTACAGGGAACGGCCCGTCGGGACCAGCGATGGCGGTTTGCCAGGACAGGACTGGCTTCCGCCTGTGTGGCCGGCCTGCTCTGGGCCGGAAGCGGTATGCTGGACCGGGAGGTCGACCTGTCCCGCCGACGTCTGCTTCACGAGGTGGTGGAGCAGTTCACCAGAGAGGGGAGCAGTTCCCTGCCCCGCATGGCCGTGCAATCGGCGTCCCTTGAGTCGGCCAGCGGCTGGTTGAGCCGGCAACTCGGCAGGACCGTGGATGTCCCGCTTCTGCCGGGCTGGACATTCACCAGCGGACAAATTCTGAAGTACGGCCCGCCACCCCTGGTCGAGCTGGTTTATTCGGCGCCGGGCCGACAGCCGATCGCCATCTGCATCACCCGTTCGGAGCGGGCCGATCATCCCCCGACCGCAACCATCATCCACGGCCTGCGCGTCGCCGCCTGGGATCAAGACGGACATTTCCTGGCCCTGCTTGGCCAGTTGAGCGGCGAGGAGCTGGACCAGTTGTCCAGCCATGTCCAGAAGGACCTGGCCATCCGTCATGCGCGACGGATCGGGGCCGTCCTCGGAACGCAGGCTGGCCGCCGAGGGACCGGCAGCGCGAACCTTGGATCGAGCGCGGATGTCATCGTCGACGATGCGATCCGCACTCACCGCCCGGCTTGGGCAACCATCCGGACGATCCATCCGCATGGCGGCGCGACCGCTGGAACGATGCCCAGAGCCGTTTAA
- a CDS encoding DUF2589 domain-containing protein: MASLGLHHLIQAIASAVAEAQDKIHRFQIATVRDYFDEKNRPKSVDVRMPSLAADAEPGDEQIVRVPLLALVGPQLLSIKEAEISFEVGLTGIDDSPAEAPAKPNPGAVGKDDSAKDPNAGGQGWRGVGLERVLGVDVAGAKGRGPGAVAKVTLKVESQPPSDGMARLIQHLDKMI, from the coding sequence GTGGCCAGTTTGGGACTTCATCATCTGATCCAGGCGATCGCCAGTGCCGTGGCGGAAGCCCAGGACAAGATTCACCGGTTCCAGATCGCGACCGTGCGGGACTATTTCGACGAGAAGAATCGTCCGAAGTCAGTCGATGTCCGCATGCCGTCACTGGCTGCCGATGCCGAGCCCGGTGATGAGCAAATCGTGCGCGTGCCGCTCCTGGCGTTGGTCGGGCCGCAGCTTCTGTCGATCAAGGAGGCGGAAATCTCGTTCGAGGTCGGCCTGACCGGGATCGATGACAGTCCTGCGGAAGCGCCCGCCAAGCCCAATCCCGGTGCGGTGGGAAAAGATGACTCTGCCAAGGACCCGAATGCCGGAGGGCAGGGGTGGCGCGGAGTCGGTCTGGAACGTGTGCTCGGCGTCGATGTCGCCGGCGCGAAAGGTCGGGGGCCCGGGGCAGTCGCCAAGGTGACCCTGAAGGTCGAGAGCCAGCCACCGTCCGATGGGATGGCGCGGCTGATCCAGCACCTCGACAAGATGATCTGA
- a CDS encoding DUF3667 domain-containing protein, which yields MSQSDAIETLVTATAVESVAVQMGSLACGNCGARLTGRYCAECGQSATDRSKSLARVIGDAAQDFLHLDSRVLRTLGMLLFLPGKMTRQFMDGRRVSFVPPLRLYLFSSLIFFLILSLANVALFVVDLVELQPAATPRAIEERVREAVGRIGEGEHNPEAMARLEAGLRDLGEVPEPMRLEIGNESFVLPPGVGMQLRFFVDLDDWKPNLSASTFARAQTGALLEGLDLSGAVSEDADADESAEDSAAGTPASRDELSSLFGADWARRLLRGIAVSLDHPENLNKVMGDNLAKAMFVLMPLYALLLSLVNIRRRLFMVDHLIFALHLHAFLFVFLTIIVLTQELAPGLTAALTSLTGAQVFFGIIALYNWVAMRWAYGQGAIKTTIKWFLVGSVYSVLLLVTMVTALLISLPDV from the coding sequence GTGAGCCAGTCCGACGCCATTGAAACGCTGGTGACCGCCACTGCCGTGGAATCGGTGGCGGTCCAGATGGGAAGCCTCGCCTGCGGCAATTGCGGCGCGCGACTGACCGGCCGCTACTGCGCCGAATGCGGCCAGTCGGCCACCGACCGCAGCAAGTCCCTGGCGCGGGTGATTGGCGACGCGGCGCAGGATTTTCTGCATCTCGACAGTCGGGTGCTGCGCACCCTGGGCATGCTGCTGTTTCTTCCGGGCAAGATGACCCGGCAGTTCATGGATGGCCGGCGGGTCAGCTTCGTGCCGCCGCTGAGACTTTACCTGTTCAGTTCGCTGATCTTTTTCCTGATCCTGTCGCTTGCCAACGTAGCGCTGTTCGTCGTCGATCTGGTCGAGTTGCAGCCTGCGGCCACGCCGCGCGCCATTGAGGAGCGCGTCCGGGAAGCCGTGGGTCGCATCGGCGAGGGCGAGCACAACCCGGAGGCGATGGCCCGTCTTGAAGCCGGGCTGCGCGACCTGGGCGAAGTGCCGGAGCCGATGCGCCTCGAAATCGGGAATGAGAGCTTCGTGCTGCCGCCCGGCGTCGGCATGCAGCTCCGCTTCTTCGTCGATCTGGACGACTGGAAGCCGAACCTCAGCGCCAGCACCTTCGCCCGGGCGCAGACCGGGGCCCTTCTGGAGGGGCTGGACCTTTCTGGAGCAGTGTCCGAGGACGCGGATGCCGACGAAAGCGCCGAAGATTCGGCCGCAGGCACCCCGGCGTCCCGGGATGAGCTTTCTTCCCTGTTCGGCGCGGATTGGGCGCGGCGCCTGCTGCGCGGCATCGCCGTCAGCCTGGACCATCCGGAGAACCTGAACAAGGTGATGGGCGACAATCTGGCGAAGGCGATGTTCGTCCTGATGCCGCTCTACGCCCTGCTGCTCAGCCTCGTGAACATCCGGCGGCGGCTGTTCATGGTGGACCACCTGATCTTCGCCCTGCACCTGCACGCTTTCCTGTTCGTATTTCTCACCATCATCGTGCTGACACAGGAGTTGGCGCCCGGTCTGACCGCCGCATTGACCTCCCTGACGGGCGCGCAGGTCTTCTTCGGCATCATCGCCCTCTATAACTGGGTGGCGATGCGCTGGGCCTATGGGCAGGGCGCGATCAAGACCACCATCAAGTGGTTCCTGGTCGGCAGCGTCTATTCCGTCCTGCTGCTGGTGACCATGGTCACCGCCCTGCTGATCAGTCTTCCGGATGTCTGA
- a CDS encoding YaiI/YqxD family protein, which yields MDIYIDADACPVKEETFKVALRYDLKVYLVSNAPLRVPAEGRVELVVVTDGFDAADDWIAESIGVGDICITADIPLAKRCLEKGARAIGPKGVPFTPNSIGSAMAMRSLMQDLREIARAEGGPGNLGGPAPFAKADRSKFLQELDKAVVAIRRTGK from the coding sequence CTGGACATCTACATCGACGCCGATGCCTGCCCCGTGAAGGAGGAGACCTTCAAGGTGGCGCTGCGCTACGACCTCAAGGTCTATCTCGTCTCCAACGCGCCCCTGCGGGTGCCGGCGGAAGGCCGGGTCGAGCTGGTCGTGGTGACGGACGGGTTCGACGCGGCCGACGACTGGATCGCGGAGAGCATCGGCGTGGGCGACATCTGCATCACAGCGGACATTCCGCTGGCGAAACGATGCCTGGAAAAGGGGGCGCGCGCCATCGGACCGAAGGGCGTTCCCTTCACGCCAAACTCCATCGGATCGGCCATGGCCATGCGGTCCCTGATGCAGGACCTGCGGGAGATTGCGCGGGCGGAGGGCGGGCCCGGCAATCTCGGCGGCCCCGCTCCCTTCGCCAAGGCCGACCGGTCGAAGTTCCTGCAGGAGCTGGACAAGGCCGTCGTTGCGATCCGACGGACCGGGAAGTAG
- a CDS encoding DUF2589 domain-containing protein: MATIADQFRGLPMGDLIGGPLMAACDAQVKLANATANFIRVVGFNPPTAIDPNDPNKVGDIRMVSFKYNRPAEDQTGASNGVTKQETVELEVPLLAVVKVPALAINTVDITFDMEVKNSESSTEKQDAQASLDASMKFGWGMFSGTVRIQGSVSSSKENQRSSDSSAKYTVNVKAEDKGMPEGLARVLDMMNQAVAPKAIAARPAAQAA; encoded by the coding sequence ATGGCAACGATCGCTGATCAGTTCCGCGGCCTTCCGATGGGCGACCTCATCGGCGGCCCGCTCATGGCCGCCTGTGATGCCCAGGTCAAGCTGGCAAACGCCACGGCCAATTTCATCCGCGTGGTCGGTTTCAATCCGCCGACGGCGATCGATCCGAACGACCCGAACAAGGTCGGCGACATTCGGATGGTCAGCTTCAAGTACAACCGCCCGGCGGAGGACCAGACGGGGGCGTCGAACGGCGTCACCAAGCAGGAGACTGTGGAACTGGAAGTTCCGCTGCTCGCCGTGGTGAAGGTGCCGGCGCTGGCCATCAACACCGTGGACATCACCTTCGACATGGAGGTGAAGAACAGTGAGTCCTCCACCGAGAAGCAGGATGCGCAGGCTTCGCTGGACGCCTCCATGAAGTTCGGCTGGGGCATGTTCTCCGGCACCGTCCGCATCCAGGGCTCCGTCTCCAGCTCCAAGGAGAACCAGCGCTCCAGCGACAGCTCGGCCAAGTACACGGTCAACGTGAAGGCCGAGGACAAGGGCATGCCCGAAGGTCTGGCCCGTGTGCTTGACATGATGAACCAGGCCGTCGCGCCGAAGGCCATCGCCGCCAGGCCTGCCGCTCAGGCGGCGTGA
- a CDS encoding RNA polymerase sigma factor, translating to MRDLIRSLPMLRRIARSLTPSQDTADDLVQEACERALSQGNPPEPQGFDQWMRRIILNLWSDREREMRQQVSAEQLDAACEATSSDGWQNLESHITLGAVRKVLGTLPAEQRTVMILVCVDGLSYQEAADQLGIPVGTVMSRLARGRLALMRNLRSRSKPSHWRAAE from the coding sequence ATGAGAGATCTCATCCGATCCCTTCCCATGCTCCGCCGCATCGCCCGCAGCCTGACGCCATCGCAGGACACGGCCGACGATCTGGTCCAGGAAGCCTGCGAGCGCGCGCTGTCCCAGGGGAATCCGCCGGAGCCCCAGGGATTCGACCAATGGATGAGACGCATAATCCTCAATCTCTGGAGCGACAGGGAGCGGGAAATGCGACAACAGGTTTCAGCCGAGCAGTTGGACGCAGCGTGTGAGGCGACCAGCAGCGACGGGTGGCAGAACCTCGAGTCACATATTACCCTGGGGGCGGTGCGCAAGGTGCTCGGCACGCTTCCAGCGGAACAGCGGACGGTAATGATCCTGGTCTGCGTGGATGGCCTCTCCTACCAGGAAGCGGCCGACCAGCTCGGCATCCCGGTCGGCACGGTGATGAGCAGGCTGGCCAGGGGGCGTCTGGCCCTGATGAGGAACCTGCGCAGCCGGTCCAAGCCGTCTCACTGGAGGGCCGCGGAATGA
- a CDS encoding 2-hydroxychromene-2-carboxylate isomerase produces the protein MPMPAPITVDFYFSASSPYAYLASTQMLPLQIETGCRVDWYPLWGRGVISAAGYDFSAAIPTSGALQPAYRRLDTARWAKLYKVPFRSDTETAIPDPRLLALAGVAARRFDAGQVFARALMKAIFVDGAPRADTDLCIRIANDTAGIEPHLFQPMMEDGETARILDSTIATAVADGCFGVPSFVVKGPNGAKEMVFGNDRIALLKQVIKEMKASG, from the coding sequence ATGCCGATGCCCGCCCCGATCACCGTGGATTTCTATTTCAGCGCCTCCAGCCCCTATGCCTATCTGGCCAGCACGCAGATGCTGCCGCTGCAGATCGAGACGGGCTGCCGGGTAGACTGGTATCCGCTGTGGGGCCGCGGCGTGATCAGCGCTGCCGGCTACGATTTCTCCGCCGCCATTCCCACCTCGGGCGCCTTGCAGCCGGCCTACCGCCGCCTGGACACCGCGCGCTGGGCCAAGCTGTACAAGGTGCCCTTCCGTAGCGATACGGAAACGGCGATTCCGGACCCGCGCCTGCTGGCGCTCGCAGGGGTCGCGGCGCGCCGGTTCGACGCCGGCCAGGTCTTCGCCCGAGCCCTGATGAAGGCGATCTTCGTGGACGGCGCGCCGCGCGCCGACACCGATCTTTGCATCCGCATCGCCAACGACACGGCCGGAATCGAGCCGCATCTATTCCAGCCGATGATGGAGGATGGGGAAACCGCCCGAATCCTCGACAGCACCATTGCCACGGCAGTGGCAGACGGCTGCTTCGGCGTTCCGAGCTTCGTGGTCAAGGGCCCGAACGGGGCCAAGGAAATGGTGTTCGGCAATGATCGGATCGCCCTGCTCAAGCAGGTCATCAAGGAGATGAAGGCTTCGGGCTGA
- the ettA gene encoding energy-dependent translational throttle protein EttA — translation MASYQYVYVMKGVTKIYPGGKKVFENIWLSFYPGAKIGVLGVNGAGKSTLLKIMAGLDKDYNGEAWAAEGIKIGYLPQEPQLDPSKNVLDNVMDGVAETKAVLDRFNEVSNLMADPDADFDALMAEQADLQEKIDAANAWELDRTVEIAMDALRCPDGEADVSKLSGGEKRRVALCKLLLSRPDMLLLDEPTNHLDAESVAWLQRFLADYPGTVVMVTHDRYFLDAVTGWILELDRGQGIPYEGNYSSWLEQKQKRLEQESREESSKQKALAQELEWVRASPKARQAKSKARIQAYEELLASANQKEAINDTKIVIPTPPRLGNLVIEAEDLRKGFGDRLLVDGLSFRLPPGGIVGVIGPNGAGKTTLFRMITGGETPDGGDFRVGDTVKLGYVDQSRDSLDAKKTVWEEISDGLDVIELGKKSMPSRAYVSAFNFRGPDQQKKVGQLSGGERNRVHIAKMLKSGANVLLLDEPTNDLDVETLRALEDALVNFPGCAVVISHDRWFLDRIATHILAFEGNSQVVWFEGNYADYEADRKRRLGADAEQPHRIKYKPLVRA, via the coding sequence ATGGCCTCCTACCAGTACGTCTATGTCATGAAGGGTGTGACGAAGATCTATCCCGGCGGGAAGAAGGTCTTCGAGAACATCTGGCTGAGCTTCTACCCCGGCGCCAAGATCGGCGTGCTGGGCGTGAACGGCGCGGGTAAGTCGACCCTGCTGAAGATCATGGCCGGCCTGGACAAGGACTATAACGGCGAGGCCTGGGCGGCCGAGGGCATCAAGATCGGCTACCTGCCGCAGGAGCCGCAGCTCGATCCCTCCAAAAACGTCCTGGACAATGTCATGGACGGCGTGGCGGAGACCAAGGCCGTCCTCGACCGGTTCAACGAGGTCTCCAACCTCATGGCGGACCCGGACGCCGACTTCGACGCGCTGATGGCCGAGCAGGCCGACCTGCAGGAGAAGATCGACGCCGCCAACGCCTGGGAGCTGGACCGCACGGTCGAGATCGCCATGGACGCCCTGCGCTGCCCGGACGGCGAAGCGGACGTGTCCAAGCTGTCGGGCGGTGAGAAGCGCCGCGTGGCGCTGTGCAAGCTGCTGCTGTCCCGGCCGGACATGCTGCTGCTGGACGAGCCCACCAACCACCTGGATGCGGAGAGCGTGGCCTGGCTGCAGCGCTTCCTGGCCGACTATCCGGGCACGGTGGTGATGGTCACCCACGACCGCTACTTCCTGGACGCCGTCACCGGCTGGATCCTGGAGCTAGATCGTGGCCAGGGCATCCCCTACGAGGGCAACTATTCCTCCTGGCTGGAGCAGAAGCAGAAGCGGCTGGAGCAGGAGAGCCGGGAGGAATCCTCTAAACAGAAGGCTTTGGCGCAAGAGCTGGAATGGGTGCGGGCAAGCCCCAAGGCCCGCCAAGCCAAGTCCAAGGCCCGTATCCAGGCCTATGAGGAATTGCTGGCCAGCGCCAACCAGAAGGAGGCGATCAACGACACCAAGATCGTCATCCCGACCCCGCCGCGCCTGGGCAATCTGGTCATCGAGGCGGAGGATCTGCGCAAGGGCTTCGGTGATCGGCTGCTGGTGGACGGCCTGTCCTTCCGTCTGCCGCCGGGCGGCATCGTCGGCGTGATCGGCCCCAACGGCGCCGGCAAGACCACCCTGTTCCGCATGATCACCGGCGGAGAGACGCCGGATGGCGGCGATTTCCGCGTCGGCGACACGGTGAAGCTGGGCTATGTGGACCAGAGCCGCGACAGCCTGGACGCCAAGAAGACCGTGTGGGAGGAGATCAGCGACGGGCTGGACGTGATCGAGCTGGGCAAGAAGTCCATGCCGTCCCGCGCCTATGTCAGCGCCTTCAACTTCCGCGGTCCCGATCAGCAGAAGAAGGTCGGCCAGCTTTCGGGCGGTGAGCGCAACCGCGTGCACATCGCCAAAATGCTGAAATCCGGCGCCAATGTCCTGCTGCTCGACGAACCGACGAACGACCTGGATGTGGAGACGCTGCGCGCACTGGAAGACGCGCTGGTGAACTTCCCCGGCTGCGCCGTGGTCATCAGCCACGACCGCTGGTTCCTGGACCGCATCGCCACGCATATCCTGGCCTTCGAGGGCAACAGCCAGGTGGTCTGGTTCGAGGGCAACTACGCCGACTATGAGGCGGATCGCAAGCGCCGCCTCGGCGCCGATGCGGAGCAGCCGCACCGTATCAAATACAAGCCGCTGGTCCGGGCCTGA
- a CDS encoding MBL fold metallo-hydrolase produces MHSTAKPWHHTDKGFRNPPGSPERQPGSWRPMLAFLWRLHRRRGRPVEVRDGHVLDQEAALEGWRAMAGADGLCWLGHVAFLLRIGGITVLTDPWLSDYASPFQGYGPKRYVPPGIAVDELPPVDVLLLSHSHYDHLCGPTLRRLAGRMQPLVLAPLGLGPLLRGFGFRHVEEMDWEQARRLELPDGRAADFTSLPAIHQSARTLSDRNRTLWCSWSIRAGGRNVWFGGDTAYGPVMGDIGARHGPFDLALIGIGAYEPRSLMRSVHANPEDAVMIARDLRAARIVGMHWGTVVLTEEDPFEPPVRFQTAAGAAGYGAEEALIMKIGESRLLP; encoded by the coding sequence ATGCATTCCACGGCCAAGCCCTGGCACCATACGGACAAGGGCTTCCGCAACCCGCCCGGCAGCCCGGAACGGCAGCCCGGCTCCTGGCGACCCATGTTGGCCTTCCTCTGGCGGCTCCACCGTCGCAGAGGCCGTCCTGTGGAGGTCAGGGACGGGCATGTCCTTGACCAGGAAGCGGCGCTGGAGGGCTGGAGGGCCATGGCGGGGGCCGACGGGCTCTGCTGGCTGGGACATGTGGCCTTCCTGCTGAGAATCGGCGGGATCACGGTGCTGACCGATCCCTGGCTGTCCGACTATGCATCGCCGTTCCAGGGCTACGGGCCGAAGCGCTACGTCCCGCCGGGAATAGCCGTGGACGAACTGCCGCCCGTCGACGTGCTCCTGCTGTCCCACAGCCATTACGACCATCTGTGCGGGCCGACCTTGCGGCGGCTTGCCGGGCGCATGCAGCCGCTGGTGCTGGCGCCGCTGGGCCTGGGGCCGCTCCTGCGCGGCTTCGGCTTCCGACATGTGGAGGAAATGGACTGGGAGCAGGCGCGCCGGTTGGAGTTGCCCGACGGTCGCGCGGCGGACTTCACCTCCTTGCCGGCCATCCATCAGTCCGCCCGTACGCTGTCTGACCGCAACCGGACCCTCTGGTGCTCCTGGTCGATCCGCGCCGGCGGGCGGAATGTCTGGTTCGGCGGCGACACCGCATATGGACCGGTCATGGGGGATATCGGGGCGCGGCACGGGCCGTTCGATCTGGCGCTGATCGGGATCGGAGCTTATGAGCCCAGGTCGCTGATGCGCTCCGTCCACGCCAATCCGGAAGATGCGGTGATGATCGCCCGCGATCTCCGTGCGGCCCGGATCGTCGGCATGCACTGGGGCACGGTGGTGCTGACGGAAGAGGACCCGTTCGAACCGCCGGTGCGGTTCCAGACCGCCGCTGGAGCAGCGGGCTACGGCGCGGAGGAGGCCTTGATCATGAAGATCGGGGAGAGCCGGCTGCTCCCTTGA
- a CDS encoding MFS transporter, translating to MTLSRSLLVLVCGSIALALALGIRQSFGLFLVPVSHDAGWTVPALTVGFAVQQLVWGAVQPVIGAVADTRGPRAVVAGGGLAYAAGLLLMAYGGSVAAFQIGAGLLVGIALGAVGFSVVLGAVARATPEDRRSARLGIASAGGSFGMFAMVPIGQILIDTVGWQEALTVLALFALAIAVLAMPLGGASRTASAAGPTGPGLKDALGAAMRHEGFWLLTAGFFVCGFHLAFISVHLPGYVASCGLPPEVGTWALALVGLSNVVGSLVAGQLGGKHRPKYLLAGIYGLRGVVILGFMLLPKTPAVVVGFAFLMGFLWLSTVPLTTGIVAGIFGPRFVSTLFGLVFFGHQVGAFLGALSGGLSLAWFGDYDAVWWVSLGLAVASALLHLPIRDARLPRFAPA from the coding sequence ATGACCTTGTCACGGTCGCTGCTGGTGCTGGTCTGCGGGTCCATCGCACTGGCGCTGGCGCTGGGCATCCGCCAGAGCTTCGGCCTTTTCCTGGTGCCGGTCAGCCATGATGCCGGCTGGACCGTTCCGGCCCTGACCGTCGGCTTCGCGGTCCAGCAGCTCGTCTGGGGGGCGGTTCAGCCCGTGATCGGCGCTGTCGCGGACACCAGGGGACCGCGGGCCGTCGTGGCGGGCGGCGGACTTGCTTACGCTGCCGGCCTTCTGCTGATGGCCTATGGAGGGTCGGTCGCAGCATTCCAGATCGGCGCCGGACTGCTGGTTGGCATAGCCCTGGGGGCGGTGGGCTTCTCCGTCGTGCTGGGGGCTGTGGCCAGGGCCACGCCCGAGGACCGGCGCAGCGCCCGCCTCGGCATCGCCAGCGCCGGCGGCAGCTTCGGCATGTTCGCCATGGTGCCGATCGGGCAGATCCTCATCGATACCGTGGGCTGGCAGGAGGCCCTGACGGTGCTGGCCCTGTTCGCCCTGGCGATCGCCGTGCTGGCTATGCCGCTTGGAGGCGCATCGCGCACGGCTTCCGCTGCCGGGCCGACAGGACCCGGCCTGAAGGATGCGCTGGGCGCCGCCATGCGCCATGAGGGCTTCTGGCTGTTGACCGCCGGATTCTTCGTCTGCGGTTTCCACCTCGCCTTCATCAGCGTCCACCTGCCGGGCTACGTGGCGAGCTGCGGACTTCCGCCGGAGGTGGGCACATGGGCCCTGGCCCTGGTCGGGCTCTCGAACGTGGTCGGCAGTCTGGTGGCGGGGCAACTTGGCGGGAAGCATCGGCCGAAGTACCTGCTGGCGGGCATCTACGGCCTGCGCGGGGTGGTTATTCTCGGCTTCATGCTGTTGCCCAAGACCCCGGCCGTGGTGGTGGGCTTCGCCTTCCTGATGGGCTTCCTGTGGCTCAGCACCGTGCCGCTGACCACCGGCATCGTGGCAGGCATCTTCGGGCCGCGATTCGTCTCCACCCTGTTCGGGCTGGTCTTCTTCGGCCATCAGGTCGGCGCGTTCCTGGGCGCGCTGTCTGGCGGCCTGTCCCTTGCCTGGTTCGGCGATTACGACGCTGTCTGGTGGGTCAGCCTCGGGCTGGCGGTCGCCTCTGCCCTTCTGCACCTTCCCATCCGGGATGCCCGTCTCCCCCGTTTTGCACCGGCATGA
- a CDS encoding DUF4870 family protein produces MSYDPYVSRRQEQLRNAALIAWISYAVGLATSWVTGPIGFIIALVKRGDSVGTIWESHFDALFRSGVLCFLGYTIGWLLVFTVIGAIIGFPLLLVTWIYNVYVVVRGGLRLFDGRPY; encoded by the coding sequence ATGAGCTACGATCCCTATGTTTCCCGCCGGCAGGAGCAGCTCCGGAATGCTGCGCTGATTGCCTGGATTTCCTATGCGGTCGGTCTTGCCACCTCATGGGTGACGGGGCCGATCGGATTCATCATCGCTCTGGTAAAGCGGGGCGATTCCGTCGGCACCATCTGGGAAAGCCATTTCGACGCGCTGTTCCGCAGCGGCGTGCTCTGTTTCCTGGGCTATACCATCGGCTGGCTTCTGGTGTTCACCGTGATCGGGGCCATCATCGGGTTCCCGCTGCTTCTGGTGACCTGGATCTACAACGTCTATGTGGTGGTGAGGGGCGGTCTTCGGCTGTTCGACGGGCGTCCCTACTGA